AAAATTAACTACTTTTAATAATAACTTAGTATGGAAATTAATTATATTATTAGCTAGAATATCAAAGATGGGTTTGGAAGAGTTAACGAGAACTGAAGTTTCTACATGGATAAAGAATTTGTATTATTGGGAGCATAGGAGAAGAAACTGGTTGATCCCATTAAAGGAGGAAATTTTAGCTAGATCTAGTCAGATAAAGACTGCTGCTGTAATAAAAGGGAAAAGATATAAGGGTGCTGTAGTAATAGATCCTCCTGCTGGAATATTCTTTAATGTTGTTGTTCTAGATTTTGCTTCTCTGTATCCTTCAATTATAAGAAATTGGAACATAAGTTATGAGACAGTAGACGTTGAAAGCTGTAAAAATAAAGAGTATGTAAGGGATGAAACTGGCGAAGTTCTTCATTATATATGTAAAGATAAACCGGGAATAACAGCTGTGATTACTGGTTTACTAAGGGATTTCAGAGTAAAAGTGTATAAGAAAAAAGCAAAATCCCCTAATGTCTCTGAGGAGCAAAGATCAGTATACGATGTTGTTCAAAGAGCTATGAAAGTGTTTATAAATGCAACATATGGAGTATTTGGTGCTGAGAACTTCCCATTGTACGCTCCGGCTGTAGCTGAAAGTGTAACTGCACTAGGTAGATTTGTAATTACCACCACTGTTGGATATTGTAGATCCTTGGGATTACAAGTACTTTATGGAGATACTGACTCAATGTTTTTGTGGAATCCTTCTAAAGAAAAACTTGAAGATATAATAAAATTTGTAAAAAGCAAATTTGGGCTAGATCTAGAAGTAGACAAGGTATATAAATTCGTCGCATTTTCTGGTTTAAAGAAGAATTATTTAGGTGTCTATCCTGATGGTAAAACAGATATTAAAGGCATGCTAGCAAAGAAAAGAAATACACCAGAATTTATTAAGAAAGAATTTAATGAAATAAAGCAATTAGTTACTACAATAAATTCCCCAAATGATATTCCAAAAATTAAAGATGAATTAGAGGCTAAGATTAAGGATATCTATGAAAAATTAAGGCATAAGGGTTATAATCTTGACGAATTAGCATTTAGGGTCATGTTATCTAAACCTTTAGAAAGTTACACTAAAAACACTCCACAGCATGTGAAAGCTGCCTTACAGCTAAAGTCTTATGGAGTAATGGTTTTACCAAGAGATATCATAATGTTCGTCAAAGTAAAAAGTAAAGATGGAGTTAAACCAGTTCAGCTTGCAAAACTAAGTGAAATAGACGTAGACAAGTATGTAGAAGCTGTGAGAACAACTTTTGAACAGTTATTGAAAGCATTCGGAATAAATTGGAGTCAATTCAGTACTACATCTATTGACTCATTCTTTAATAAAAAGTAATTATTCTTCTTCTTCCTCTTCTTCAACTTCTTGAACTGGCGAAGTTACTTGTTTTGCATATTCTGTTATTTCTTTTTCGCTGTTTTCATCGATATAAGGAGAAACTACATATACTCTTTTATCTTTGAAATCTGACTCTACCCATTCATTATCGAAACTTATTACAAATACTGGAATTTCAGCAATAGCTTCTGTCTTAGTTCTTGATTTCAAAAAATTCTTTAAAGCTTCATAAGTTTGCGGTTTAAGTGGTAATGGAATGTGTACCTCATGCATGTCTTTCATGATTATAAAATCTGAAGCATTCTCATTCCACTCAGCTAGTGCTTCTGTAGCTGCTTTTCTTAAAACACTGCCCAAGTCTCCTTCAATAATGTCTTTCTTTGAAACGTTCCCATTCTCACTTTTTATAATTATTACCTTCACTTGTGTTCACCAATAACGTATAAATAGACTTGGTGAGTCATTCCTTTATCTTCAACTTTTATAACTTCTTTTGGAATC
The nucleotide sequence above comes from Sulfurisphaera javensis. Encoded proteins:
- a CDS encoding DNA-directed DNA polymerase I — protein: MAKQITLFDFTLKKEEKEAKEPRKEEIPQIISNEERKKPKDWIREAEEGKTYFLLQVDYDGKKSKAVCKLYDKETQKIYILYDSTNHKPYFLTDIEPEKVNKISKIVRDPSFDHLETVTKIDPYTGNKIKLTKIVVKDPLAVRRMRNAVPKAYEAHIKYFNNYIYDLGLIPGLPYVVKKGKLEQVNPELKGEEVDEIKKAFADSDEMTKEAVNDWIPIFESEVPDVKRVAIDIEVYTPVKGRVPDPEKAEFPIISISLASNDGSKRVLVLTREDVNSQISKHDVTVEVFKTEKELLQRFFEIIVDYPLVLTFNGDDFDIPYIYFRSLKLNFKPEDIPFDVVNDEGKYLAGIHIDLYKFFFNRAVRNYAFEGKYSEYNLDAVATALLGMSKVKLDTLISFLDLDKLIEYNARDAEITLKLTTFNNNLVWKLIILLARISKMGLEELTRTEVSTWIKNLYYWEHRRRNWLIPLKEEILARSSQIKTAAVIKGKRYKGAVVIDPPAGIFFNVVVLDFASLYPSIIRNWNISYETVDVESCKNKEYVRDETGEVLHYICKDKPGITAVITGLLRDFRVKVYKKKAKSPNVSEEQRSVYDVVQRAMKVFINATYGVFGAENFPLYAPAVAESVTALGRFVITTTVGYCRSLGLQVLYGDTDSMFLWNPSKEKLEDIIKFVKSKFGLDLEVDKVYKFVAFSGLKKNYLGVYPDGKTDIKGMLAKKRNTPEFIKKEFNEIKQLVTTINSPNDIPKIKDELEAKIKDIYEKLRHKGYNLDELAFRVMLSKPLESYTKNTPQHVKAALQLKSYGVMVLPRDIIMFVKVKSKDGVKPVQLAKLSEIDVDKYVEAVRTTFEQLLKAFGINWSQFSTTSIDSFFNKK
- a CDS encoding DUF2286 domain-containing protein — its product is MKVIIIKSENGNVSKKDIIEGDLGSVLRKAATEALAEWNENASDFIIMKDMHEVHIPLPLKPQTYEALKNFLKSRTKTEAIAEIPVFVISFDNEWVESDFKDKRVYVVSPYIDENSEKEITEYAKQVTSPVQEVEEEEEEE